From a single Nostoc sp. MS1 genomic region:
- a CDS encoding DUF6918 family protein, translating into MGLSDGLLNPAKKALVVDDCCRMIDGQLASKSGLSGMALKTAFAALKGIKPGYIPNVVEQLLPQCFEALDPIWSEGVQKGDPVGHLVENRSRTADALLSITDARVKDSKRQLVRGTYDKFRGSAKQHVEEAVPDFAQVIERYAKA; encoded by the coding sequence ATGGGACTTAGTGATGGACTCTTGAACCCAGCGAAAAAGGCTTTGGTTGTAGATGATTGCTGCCGTATGATAGATGGACAGCTTGCTTCTAAGTCAGGTCTAAGTGGAATGGCCTTAAAAACTGCCTTTGCAGCCTTAAAGGGAATCAAGCCTGGATATATCCCCAATGTAGTAGAACAACTCCTACCACAGTGCTTTGAAGCGCTTGATCCTATATGGAGTGAGGGTGTACAGAAAGGCGACCCCGTGGGGCATTTAGTTGAGAATCGTTCTCGCACAGCTGACGCATTACTCAGCATCACCGATGCCAGAGTTAAAGACTCAAAACGCCAGCTTGTGCGGGGAACTTATGATAAATTTCGTGGTTCAGCCAAGCAACACGTAGAGGAAGCTGTACCAGATTTCGCTCAGGTAATTGAGAGATACGCTAAGGCTTAA
- a CDS encoding bifunctional serine/threonine-protein kinase/formylglycine-generating enzyme family protein, with protein sequence MLTPGVILRNRYKIIYILGSGGFGDTYLAVDLDLPNQPKCVVKHLKPNLDPAVLQVVRRLFDSEAQVLYRLGNDSDQIPRLLAHFEEQGEFYLVQEFVDGADLSKEIIPGKKLTEQEVTKLLQEILAILAVVHKKNIIHRDIKPQNIMRRHQDSKIVLIDFGAVKEINTLMVNSQGQTSVSVVIGTHGYMPSEQAVGQPKLCSDVYAVGMLAISALTGIQPHELPKDPTNGEVIWLNWAKVSKKLADILNKMVAYDFRDRYFSAEEALQAIKPPQRGQAPLRIFNTPSSVSTDNLQTFQFETVTIDARGNITNRRNQEAKYFVQDLGNGVTLEMVKIPGGTFTMGSPEGEAGRGTNESPQHRVTVPGFFIGKYAVTQAQYQAIMGTNPAYFKGEKRPVETVSWDDAVKFCKRLSQKAKKTYSLPSEAEWEYACRAGTSTPFYFGETITTDLINYDSNLPYGATPKGKYRQQTTDVGNFPPNAFGLYDMCGNIWEWCQDVYNESYQSAPIDGSAWLTGKDNNVKLLRGGSWNNITWNCRSANRNRLANAVRSYSVGFRLVAMDILILNPPF encoded by the coding sequence ATGCTAACGCCTGGTGTTATTCTGCGTAACCGCTATAAAATTATCTACATCCTGGGTAGTGGGGGATTTGGCGACACCTATTTAGCAGTAGATTTAGACTTACCTAATCAACCCAAATGTGTAGTTAAACACCTCAAACCCAACCTTGACCCCGCCGTATTACAAGTAGTTAGAAGATTATTTGACAGCGAAGCCCAAGTTTTATATCGGTTAGGCAATGATAGCGACCAAATACCCAGACTACTTGCCCACTTTGAAGAACAAGGCGAATTTTATCTAGTCCAAGAATTTGTAGATGGGGCAGACTTAAGCAAAGAAATCATACCCGGTAAAAAGTTAACCGAGCAAGAAGTTACGAAGCTATTACAAGAAATCCTAGCAATATTAGCAGTAGTTCACAAAAAGAACATCATCCACCGCGACATCAAACCGCAGAATATCATGCGTCGCCATCAAGACAGCAAGATAGTCCTGATTGACTTTGGTGCAGTGAAAGAAATTAATACTTTGATGGTAAATAGCCAAGGTCAAACCAGTGTTAGTGTTGTCATTGGCACACATGGTTATATGCCAAGTGAACAAGCAGTTGGACAACCAAAGCTATGCAGCGATGTCTATGCAGTAGGGATGTTAGCAATTTCTGCCTTGACAGGAATCCAACCCCACGAACTACCAAAAGATCCTACTAATGGCGAGGTAATTTGGCTCAATTGGGCAAAGGTCAGCAAAAAACTGGCAGATATTTTAAATAAGATGGTGGCTTATGACTTTCGGGATAGATATTTTTCAGCCGAGGAAGCGTTACAAGCAATTAAACCACCACAACGAGGACAAGCACCACTAAGAATTTTTAATACCCCCTCTTCGGTTTCTACTGATAACTTACAAACCTTTCAATTTGAAACGGTGACAATAGATGCAAGAGGAAATATTACTAACCGCCGCAATCAGGAAGCAAAATATTTTGTCCAAGACTTAGGGAATGGTGTCACCTTGGAAATGGTAAAGATACCAGGGGGAACATTTACAATGGGTTCACCGGAAGGGGAAGCGGGACGGGGCACAAATGAAAGTCCCCAGCATCGGGTTACAGTTCCCGGTTTCTTCATAGGAAAATATGCAGTTACCCAAGCACAGTATCAAGCAATTATGGGGACAAATCCTGCTTATTTTAAAGGTGAAAAGCGACCTGTAGAAACAGTCAGTTGGGATGATGCGGTCAAGTTTTGCAAAAGATTGAGTCAGAAGGCAAAAAAAACCTACAGCTTACCTAGCGAAGCCGAATGGGAATATGCTTGTCGTGCAGGAACAAGCACACCGTTTTATTTTGGTGAAACCATTACCACAGATTTAATTAACTACGACAGTAATTTACCTTATGGTGCTACACCCAAAGGTAAATATCGTCAGCAAACAACAGATGTAGGGAATTTTCCACCTAACGCTTTCGGTTTATACGATATGTGTGGCAATATATGGGAATGGTGTCAAGATGTCTATAATGAGAGTTACCAAAGCGCACCTATAGATGGTAGTGCGTGGCTAACTGGTAAAGATAATAACGTAAAGCTACTACGTGGCGGTAGTTGGAACAATATTACTTGGAATTGTCGTTCTGCCAATAGAAATAGGCTTGCGAACGCGGTTCGTAGCTATAGCGTTGGATTCCGCCTGGTGGCTATGGATATTTTAATTTTAAACCCCCCTTTTTAA
- a CDS encoding primary-amine oxidase: MMKRLKLFFLLAIIITIGFVISFRFIGTATAQQPSISHPLTALTETEIKTAVALIKKEKALTDMAAFPLIALAEPNKQEVINFTQGQPFERKAFLVVYERSQNKTYEAIVDLKTQKIVSWQEKPNVQPAIFNAEYRLARQVVTSDPRWQEAMKKRGIKDFDKVVVSCWGAGILSQEEEATGSRLCRTLLFYSGESWNHYGSPIEGVIATVDLNKGKVTNFIDQGIVPISKENWDYDLQSLGKLLAPPKFLQILQPKGKSFQIKGNEISWQGWKFRYLMHPRDGLVLYQVTYKDGENIRPILYRGSLSEMVVPYGDPDPTWSFRNAFDVGEYNLGLLASTMELGKEVPQNGVLLDAVFANEDGEPYTMSGVVGIYERDNGILWKHYEYKTQRNDVRRNRELVITITAAVDNYDYGINWIFHQDGTLEVENDLTGIVLAQGTQAQTQSKDDAYGRLLAKNLFGVNHQHFFNYRLDMDVDGQANNVMEMNVQSLPMGKDNPIGNAITVQDTSLNTEKAAVRDLDIKHSREWMIASAEKKNALGVAPAYMLMSGGNTVFFPVEGAKIRQKAEFATHHVWVTKYKAGELYAGGDYPNQATSAKGLPEYIADDESLINQDVVLWYTMGITHVPKPEDWPVMPVHKLGFKLSPRGFFTRNPAINLGE, encoded by the coding sequence ATGATGAAGCGGTTAAAACTATTTTTTTTGTTAGCTATCATTATCACTATTGGCTTTGTTATTTCATTTAGATTTATAGGAACAGCCACAGCACAGCAGCCATCTATTTCCCACCCTCTGACAGCTTTGACTGAGACAGAAATTAAAACGGCTGTTGCTTTGATTAAAAAGGAAAAGGCTTTAACTGATATGGCGGCTTTTCCCTTAATTGCTTTGGCGGAACCTAATAAACAAGAAGTTATAAATTTTACACAAGGTCAACCATTCGAGCGTAAGGCTTTTTTGGTAGTGTATGAGCGATCGCAAAATAAAACATATGAGGCTATTGTTGACCTGAAAACGCAAAAAATCGTCTCCTGGCAAGAAAAGCCCAATGTCCAACCAGCTATTTTCAACGCAGAGTATAGGTTAGCACGGCAGGTAGTCACCTCAGATCCCCGATGGCAGGAAGCTATGAAGAAGCGGGGAATTAAGGATTTTGACAAAGTGGTAGTTAGTTGCTGGGGAGCAGGAATTTTAAGTCAAGAAGAAGAAGCCACGGGTAGCCGTTTGTGTCGGACTTTATTATTTTATAGCGGCGAAAGCTGGAATCATTACGGTAGTCCCATCGAGGGAGTAATAGCAACAGTTGATTTGAATAAAGGTAAAGTCACCAATTTTATTGATCAAGGTATAGTTCCCATCTCCAAAGAGAATTGGGACTATGATTTACAATCTTTGGGTAAATTACTTGCACCGCCGAAATTTCTGCAAATCTTGCAACCAAAAGGCAAGAGTTTCCAAATCAAAGGCAATGAAATAAGCTGGCAAGGTTGGAAGTTTCGTTATCTCATGCACCCGCGCGATGGGTTGGTACTGTATCAAGTAACTTACAAAGATGGTGAAAATATCCGACCAATATTGTATCGCGGTAGCTTGTCGGAAATGGTAGTACCTTACGGCGACCCTGATCCAACTTGGTCATTTAGGAATGCCTTTGATGTAGGTGAATATAACCTGGGTTTGTTAGCCAGCACAATGGAGTTAGGTAAAGAAGTTCCCCAAAATGGGGTATTACTTGATGCCGTATTTGCCAATGAAGACGGAGAACCCTATACTATGTCTGGGGTTGTCGGTATTTACGAACGCGATAACGGCATACTCTGGAAACATTATGAATATAAAACTCAACGCAACGATGTACGGCGTAACCGAGAGTTAGTCATTACCATCACGGCTGCGGTTGATAACTATGATTACGGCATTAACTGGATTTTCCACCAAGATGGGACTTTAGAAGTAGAGAATGACTTAACAGGTATTGTCTTAGCACAAGGAACCCAGGCACAAACCCAATCTAAAGATGATGCTTATGGAAGGTTGTTAGCTAAAAACCTTTTTGGTGTCAATCATCAGCACTTCTTTAACTATCGCTTAGATATGGATGTTGACGGACAAGCTAATAATGTGATGGAGATGAATGTGCAAAGCTTGCCGATGGGTAAGGATAACCCAATAGGCAATGCAATAACAGTGCAAGATACGTCACTCAATACTGAAAAAGCGGCTGTGCGTGATTTGGATATCAAACACAGTCGAGAATGGATGATAGCCAGTGCAGAGAAAAAGAATGCTTTAGGAGTTGCGCCTGCATATATGCTGATGTCAGGAGGTAACACAGTATTTTTCCCGGTGGAGGGTGCAAAGATTAGGCAGAAGGCGGAGTTTGCAACTCATCATGTGTGGGTAACTAAATACAAAGCTGGTGAATTATATGCTGGTGGTGATTATCCCAACCAAGCGACATCAGCAAAAGGTTTACCCGAATATATTGCCGATGATGAATCTTTGATTAATCAAGATGTGGTTTTGTGGTACACGATGGGTATTACTCATGTACCCAAGCCAGAAGATTGGCCTGTGATGCCTGTTCACAAACTTGGGTTTAAACTATCTCCCAGAGGCTTTTTCACTCGTAACCCAGCAATTAATTTAGGTGAGTAA
- a CDS encoding heme-copper oxidase subunit III, with product MQSQTIDPAKTQLNHHHAAEASGHHEEHPDHRLFGLFVFLVAEGMIFLGLFGAYLAFRSTLPVWPPAGTPELELLLPGVNTVNLIASSFVMHNADTAIKKNDTKGMRTWLAITAAMGAIFLVGQVYEYTHLEFGLTTNLFASAFYVLTGFHGLHVTIGVLAILAVLWRSRTPGHYSKEKRFGIEAAEIYWHFVDVIWIILFGLLYIL from the coding sequence ATGCAAAGTCAAACTATTGACCCAGCGAAAACGCAACTAAATCACCACCACGCCGCCGAAGCATCTGGTCATCATGAAGAACATCCAGATCATCGGCTATTTGGATTATTTGTCTTCCTTGTCGCAGAGGGAATGATATTCTTGGGCTTGTTCGGAGCTTATCTCGCTTTCCGTTCAACTTTACCCGTATGGCCGCCAGCAGGTACACCAGAGTTAGAATTGTTGCTTCCTGGTGTAAACACCGTCAATCTAATTGCTAGTAGCTTTGTCATGCACAATGCTGATACAGCAATTAAGAAGAATGATACTAAGGGTATGCGTACTTGGCTGGCAATTACTGCGGCAATGGGTGCAATATTCTTGGTTGGTCAGGTGTATGAATATACACATTTAGAATTTGGACTAACTACTAATTTATTTGCCAGTGCCTTTTATGTATTGACTGGTTTTCACGGTTTGCACGTAACCATCGGCGTTTTAGCGATTTTGGCTGTACTGTGGCGATCGCGTACTCCTGGTCACTATAGCAAGGAAAAACGCTTTGGTATCGAAGCTGCGGAAATATACTGGCACTTCGTAGACGTAATCTGGATTATTTTATTCGGATTACTGTACATACTGTAG
- the ctaD gene encoding cytochrome c oxidase subunit I, translating into MTQAQLQETANIPARIDEPGERHWRDYFSFNTDHKVIGIQYLVTSFIFYCIGGVMADLVRTELRTPEVDFVTPEVYNSLFTLHATIMIFLWIVPAGAGFANYLIPLMIGAKDMAFPRLNAVAFWMIPPAGLLLISSLVVGDAPDAGWTSYPPLSLVTGQVGEAIWIISVLLLGTSSILGAINFLVTIYKMRIPSMGFHQMPLFCWAMFATSALVLLSTPVLAAGLILLAFDLLAGTTFFNPTGGGDPVVYQHMFWFYSHPAVYIMILPFFGTISEIIPVHSRKPIFGYKAIAYSSLAISFLGLIVWAHHMFTSGIPGWLRMFFMITTMIIAVPTGIKIFSWLGTMWGGKIQFNPPMLFAMGFVGTFVIGGVSGVMLAAVPFDIHVHDTYFVVAHLHYVLFGGSVLGIFAAIYHWFPKMTGRMMNEFWGNVHFVLTIVGLNMAFLPMHKLGMMGMNRRVAQYDPKFTFLNEICTYGAYILAVSTFPFIFNAIWSWLYGEKAGNNPWRGLTLEWMTTSPPAIENFDALPVLVTGPYDYGLEKAKEGVPLSDPNPVLSGGPNSVLRAAPDEPYPTIEGRG; encoded by the coding sequence ATGACACAAGCCCAGTTACAAGAAACAGCCAATATCCCCGCTCGTATTGACGAGCCTGGGGAAAGACATTGGCGAGACTACTTTAGTTTTAATACCGACCATAAGGTGATCGGGATTCAATACCTTGTCACCTCGTTCATTTTTTACTGCATTGGCGGCGTGATGGCTGACTTGGTGCGTACAGAACTACGCACGCCAGAAGTTGACTTTGTTACGCCGGAAGTTTACAACAGCTTATTTACACTGCACGCCACAATCATGATTTTCTTGTGGATTGTGCCGGCTGGTGCGGGATTTGCTAACTATCTCATTCCCCTGATGATTGGGGCTAAAGATATGGCATTTCCTAGATTAAATGCTGTAGCTTTTTGGATGATTCCCCCGGCTGGACTGTTGCTGATTTCTAGTTTAGTTGTAGGGGATGCACCTGATGCAGGCTGGACTTCCTACCCTCCTTTGAGCTTGGTAACAGGACAAGTAGGTGAGGCGATCTGGATTATCAGTGTCCTGCTGTTGGGTACGTCATCGATTTTGGGGGCGATTAATTTCCTCGTCACCATTTATAAGATGCGTATCCCCAGTATGGGATTCCATCAAATGCCTTTGTTCTGCTGGGCTATGTTTGCTACTTCCGCACTGGTTTTACTTTCTACACCAGTGTTAGCCGCAGGTTTGATTCTGCTGGCTTTTGACTTGTTGGCAGGGACGACATTTTTCAATCCTACAGGTGGCGGCGACCCGGTGGTTTACCAGCATATGTTCTGGTTTTACTCCCACCCGGCGGTTTATATCATGATTTTGCCCTTCTTTGGGACAATATCTGAGATTATCCCGGTACATTCGCGCAAACCGATTTTTGGTTATAAAGCGATCGCCTACTCATCCTTAGCCATCAGTTTCTTAGGGTTAATCGTCTGGGCGCACCACATGTTTACCAGTGGTATCCCTGGTTGGTTGCGGATGTTCTTCATGATCACAACGATGATCATCGCCGTACCCACAGGGATCAAAATTTTTAGCTGGTTGGGTACGATGTGGGGCGGTAAAATCCAGTTCAACCCCCCTATGCTATTTGCGATGGGCTTCGTCGGTACATTCGTAATAGGTGGTGTCAGTGGTGTAATGTTGGCAGCCGTGCCTTTTGATATCCACGTCCATGATACCTATTTTGTCGTTGCTCACCTGCACTACGTCTTATTTGGTGGTAGCGTACTGGGTATTTTCGCCGCCATTTATCATTGGTTCCCGAAAATGACGGGACGGATGATGAATGAATTTTGGGGTAATGTTCACTTTGTCTTAACTATTGTTGGTCTAAACATGGCATTCCTACCCATGCACAAGCTAGGCATGATGGGGATGAACCGCCGTGTTGCTCAATACGACCCCAAATTTACATTTTTGAATGAAATTTGCACATACGGGGCTTACATCCTGGCAGTTTCCACTTTCCCCTTCATCTTCAATGCAATTTGGAGTTGGTTGTACGGTGAGAAAGCTGGCAATAATCCTTGGCGCGGACTTACCCTAGAGTGGATGACCACCTCACCACCAGCGATTGAGAATTTTGATGCACTTCCAGTCTTAGTTACAGGCCCTTATGATTACGGTTTGGAAAAGGCTAAAGAAGGTGTACCCTTATCCGATCCTAATCCAGTTTTATCTGGCGGCCCCAACTCAGTGCTAAGGGCTGCCCCTGATGAGCCATACCCCACCATAGAGGGTAGAGGCTAG
- a CDS encoding cytochrome c oxidase subunit II → MKIPSSIWTLLIGIGLTLASLWYGQNHGLLPVAASDEADLVDGLFNTMMTVSTGIFLLVEGVLIYCAIKYRRRAGDNEDGPPVEGNVPLEILWTAIPAIIVIGISVYSFEVYNDIGGFDPHAVHEAPITQSSMTMPGAAIAATLNDTPPNTTPNRNQEKSDEAMQDPATAAVRNADQIPQKQDAPGVGSVAPTLGTSPDKVGQAPGLKVNVTGLQYAWIFTYPETGITTGELHVPIGREVEINMTANDVIHAFWVPEFRLKQDAIPGRQSEIRFTPNKAGDYTLICAELCGPYHGAMRTQVVVEPEEAFNKWMQEQVAANTETLNQAVAVNPANLTPDEFLAPYTKELGIKPEMLHHMHK, encoded by the coding sequence GTGAAAATTCCAAGTTCAATCTGGACATTACTAATAGGCATCGGGCTAACCCTGGCAAGCCTTTGGTATGGTCAAAATCATGGATTATTACCAGTTGCTGCTTCTGATGAAGCCGATTTAGTTGACGGTCTTTTTAATACGATGATGACCGTTTCTACAGGTATATTTTTGCTTGTTGAAGGTGTATTAATTTACTGTGCAATTAAATATCGTCGGCGGGCTGGTGATAATGAAGACGGCCCCCCAGTCGAGGGTAATGTCCCATTAGAAATACTCTGGACAGCGATCCCCGCAATTATAGTTATCGGTATTTCTGTCTATAGCTTTGAAGTTTATAATGACATCGGTGGCTTTGATCCCCACGCAGTCCACGAAGCGCCAATAACTCAGAGTTCCATGACAATGCCTGGGGCGGCGATCGCAGCTACTCTCAACGATACTCCCCCCAACACTACGCCTAACCGCAATCAAGAAAAATCTGATGAGGCGATGCAAGACCCAGCCACAGCCGCAGTCCGCAACGCCGACCAAATCCCCCAGAAACAAGATGCTCCCGGTGTCGGTAGTGTTGCTCCCACCCTTGGCACAAGTCCTGATAAAGTCGGTCAAGCACCTGGACTAAAAGTCAATGTTACAGGGCTACAATACGCTTGGATTTTCACTTATCCAGAAACAGGCATAACCACTGGCGAACTGCACGTTCCTATTGGGCGCGAGGTGGAAATCAATATGACAGCCAACGATGTCATCCATGCCTTTTGGGTTCCTGAATTTCGTCTCAAACAAGACGCGATCCCCGGTAGACAAAGTGAAATCCGCTTCACCCCAAACAAAGCTGGTGACTATACTCTTATCTGTGCCGAACTCTGCGGCCCCTACCACGGCGCGATGAGAACTCAGGTAGTAGTGGAACCTGAAGAAGCATTTAACAAATGGATGCAGGAACAGGTAGCAGCTAACACAGAAACCCTCAATCAAGCCGTAGCTGTTAATCCCGCAAACCTCACTCCTGACGAATTTCTCGCTCCTTATACGAAGGAATTGGGAATCAAACCCGAAATGTTACACCACATGCACAAATAG
- a CDS encoding COX15/CtaA family protein has product MSEFVLEQQNETVAEQRKPKDMIRGLVWKMAIATLILMAIGSATRVMNAGLACPDWPLCYGELVPAKQMNLQVFLEWFHRLDAALIGISAIALFGLSWWHRRNLPSWLPWASTFALFLIVFQGILGGLTVTQLLRFDIVTAHLGTALLFFTTLLIIGIALTPYQGTGNVGKLPWVGLVAAILVYVQSLLGALVGSRWALHQCFAGSQLCGVMYTHIFGLVPPTVATLAVVLISWRTPALHPALRRLANMAGGLLILQILVGFATFRLHLQVEPLTVSHQAIGATLLGTLVAFTVFALRDWTASREINTYPVGLAATATNTQTQ; this is encoded by the coding sequence ATGAGTGAATTTGTTCTAGAACAACAAAATGAAACGGTAGCAGAGCAACGAAAGCCCAAGGATATGATTCGGGGCTTGGTGTGGAAGATGGCTATAGCCACCTTGATTCTCATGGCTATAGGTTCTGCCACCCGCGTGATGAATGCTGGGCTTGCTTGTCCAGACTGGCCCCTCTGCTACGGCGAACTAGTGCCAGCCAAGCAAATGAATTTACAAGTTTTCTTGGAATGGTTTCACCGACTAGATGCAGCTTTGATTGGCATCAGTGCGATCGCCTTATTTGGTTTATCCTGGTGGCATCGGCGTAATTTACCTTCCTGGCTGCCTTGGGCATCAACTTTTGCCCTATTCCTCATCGTCTTTCAAGGCATCCTGGGAGGACTCACTGTCACCCAATTATTACGATTTGATATCGTTACCGCCCACTTGGGAACAGCACTGCTGTTTTTCACTACTCTACTAATCATCGGCATCGCTCTCACTCCCTATCAAGGCACAGGTAACGTCGGTAAGCTGCCTTGGGTGGGTTTAGTCGCTGCGATTTTAGTTTATGTACAAAGTCTTTTAGGTGCATTAGTCGGCTCTCGCTGGGCGCTACATCAATGCTTCGCAGGTTCTCAACTTTGCGGCGTGATGTACACCCACATCTTTGGCTTAGTACCGCCCACAGTAGCAACCTTGGCAGTGGTTTTAATTTCCTGGCGGACACCAGCGTTACATCCTGCTTTGCGACGATTAGCTAATATGGCGGGAGGATTGTTAATTCTGCAAATCCTCGTGGGATTTGCCACTTTCCGTCTCCACCTGCAAGTCGAACCCCTAACCGTGTCTCACCAAGCGATAGGAGCTACATTGCTCGGTACTTTAGTAGCTTTTACCGTTTTTGCCCTCCGCGACTGGACAGCCAGCCGGGAAATCAACACCTACCCAGTTGGTTTAGCAGCAACCGCTACAAATACGCAAACACAATGA
- a CDS encoding heme o synthase yields MIETNVSRRHHETFLQVIQSYYQLTKPRIIPLLLITTAGSMWIAAQGQVDPVLLLVTMAGGTLAAASAQTINCIYDRDIDYDMERTRHRPMPSGKVQPRDALIFAIALAVLSFTLLTVFANLLAALLAFSGIIFYVLVYTHWLKRHSTQNIVIGGAAGAIPALVGWAAVTGTLSWSAWLIFAIVFLWTPPHFWALALMIRDDYAKVGIPMLPVVEGNQATVKQIWYYTLITVAATLLLVYPLHSSGIVYAAIALSLGAIFIRKSWRLLHNPEDRTTARELFLFSISYMMLLCLGMVVDSLPLTHHLVNAVISQLHLVS; encoded by the coding sequence ATGATTGAGACTAATGTCTCTCGTCGCCACCACGAAACGTTTCTCCAGGTAATTCAAAGCTATTACCAGCTAACTAAACCTCGGATTATTCCGTTGTTGTTGATTACTACAGCTGGGAGTATGTGGATTGCTGCTCAGGGACAAGTAGACCCTGTGTTATTGTTAGTCACTATGGCTGGTGGTACTTTAGCTGCTGCTAGCGCCCAAACGATTAACTGCATTTATGACCGGGATATTGATTATGATATGGAACGGACTCGGCATCGTCCTATGCCATCCGGTAAAGTGCAACCTCGTGATGCGCTAATTTTTGCGATCGCTCTTGCCGTTCTATCTTTTACTCTACTAACAGTATTTGCTAATCTTCTTGCCGCTTTACTCGCATTCTCAGGCATTATTTTTTACGTTTTGGTCTATACCCATTGGTTAAAACGTCATAGTACCCAAAATATTGTCATTGGTGGTGCGGCTGGGGCAATTCCCGCTTTAGTTGGTTGGGCAGCCGTTACAGGTACACTCAGCTGGAGTGCATGGTTAATTTTTGCCATCGTCTTTTTATGGACACCTCCCCATTTCTGGGCTTTGGCTTTAATGATTCGTGATGACTATGCCAAAGTTGGCATCCCTATGTTACCTGTAGTTGAAGGTAATCAGGCAACAGTTAAGCAAATCTGGTACTACACACTGATTACAGTGGCCGCTACTTTATTGTTGGTTTATCCTCTGCATTCTAGCGGTATTGTTTATGCTGCGATCGCCTTATCTTTAGGGGCAATATTCATTCGCAAATCTTGGCGCTTGCTGCATAACCCAGAGGATCGCACTACAGCCAGAGAATTGTTTCTCTTCTCTATCTCCTACATGATGCTGTTGTGTTTGGGAATGGTAGTTGATAGCCTCCCCCTCACCCATCATTTAGTTAATGCTGTTATCAGTCAGTTGCATCTAGTTAGTTAA
- a CDS encoding multiprotein-bridging factor 1 family protein, which translates to MSKSVFTERYNRFRQLLIKARQVARLTQSELSTKLSRPQSYVSKYERGERRLDVIEFLEVAEALDIEPETFIKTLLEETQEK; encoded by the coding sequence GTGTCTAAATCAGTCTTTACCGAGAGATACAATCGATTTCGCCAATTACTAATCAAAGCTCGCCAAGTAGCCAGGCTTACTCAATCTGAGCTATCAACAAAGCTTTCGCGTCCACAGTCATACGTCTCGAAGTATGAACGTGGTGAACGCCGTTTGGATGTAATTGAATTTTTAGAAGTAGCGGAAGCTCTTGATATTGAACCAGAAACATTTATAAAAACATTGCTTGAAGAAACACAGGAGAAGTAA
- a CDS encoding restriction endonuclease: MNTQYQAEWNEISSSLTQMPLHIKPSDQAKKQGNPIFDPVGSNQHIKNSLVKQGWHSNILIPAAYRFLGKDVDFGKSGIILESQFSNYPFLLNNLLRSELFFKASIHFAGNATKLLVIITKAQMFPASNSTLYYEQAVQQLTALIENNVFDVPIRLIGLFEQPNVTISAIYTVYQSTRYSRIANTRIECSCQISPSRPRSKRYKIQII; the protein is encoded by the coding sequence ATCAACACACAATATCAAGCTGAATGGAACGAAATTAGTAGTAGTCTGACTCAAATGCCTTTGCATATCAAGCCTTCTGATCAGGCAAAGAAGCAAGGTAATCCTATTTTCGATCCAGTAGGAAGCAATCAACATATAAAAAACTCATTGGTCAAGCAAGGATGGCATAGTAATATCTTAATTCCAGCAGCATACAGGTTTTTAGGAAAAGACGTTGATTTTGGGAAATCAGGTATCATTCTAGAAAGCCAGTTTTCTAACTATCCATTTCTTTTAAACAATCTATTACGCTCAGAGCTGTTTTTTAAAGCTAGTATTCATTTTGCAGGCAACGCTACAAAGCTATTAGTTATTATTACAAAAGCTCAAATGTTCCCTGCTTCTAATAGTACGCTCTATTATGAACAAGCTGTTCAGCAATTAACTGCTTTAATTGAAAATAATGTCTTTGATGTACCAATTAGACTTATTGGATTATTTGAGCAGCCAAATGTAACTATATCAGCTATTTATACTGTATATCAAAGTACAAGATACTCTAGAATCGCTAATACGCGAATTGAGTGTAGTTGTCAAATAAGTCCTAGCAGACCAAGAAGTAAGCGTTATAAAATTCAAATAATTTAA